One stretch of Chryseobacterium indologenes DNA includes these proteins:
- a CDS encoding MFS transporter gives MSETENRQPNNIKNNPKIMKAWAVYDWANSVYSLVITSTIFPIYYSILTTAYEKKEYVTETKKWIDVPVRHAIKIFGNEYQPDAVYGYSLTISFFIVVLLSPFLSSLADTIGNKKSFLQFFCYLGATSCMGLAMFTGMHNVFLGLLFSITASVGFWGSLVFYNSFLPDIATPDRQDALSARGYVYGYIGSVVLVVICLILIQVFAKGAAQQLLFTRISFLLTGAWWFGFSQYTFKHLPQFGDVKDKLPKDLVLLNYKNIFKKHEEQGGFFEVLKDNMSFYKDIAKESFHELYKVGGELFKDRNLKFFLSSFFFYSVGMQTIFLMATLFGKSEINLAQDKLIGTLLVIQIEAIIGAVIFSRLSKRIGNRNVISIAIFLWIVACIWAYFLNKENPTVEYQFYGVAAVVGLVMGGLQAMSRSTYSKLLPENSMENTTYFSFYDVLEKIAIIIGTFIFATLIEHFNNMRIAALSMTLFFGAGLILIRFLKVKMRKDRETL, from the coding sequence ATGTCTGAAACTGAGAATCGACAACCCAACAACATAAAGAATAATCCGAAGATTATGAAAGCCTGGGCGGTATATGACTGGGCAAACTCTGTATATTCCCTGGTTATTACTTCTACCATTTTCCCTATTTATTATTCTATTCTTACCACAGCGTATGAGAAAAAAGAATATGTGACAGAAACAAAAAAATGGATTGATGTACCGGTAAGGCACGCCATTAAAATTTTTGGAAACGAATACCAGCCGGATGCAGTATATGGATATTCATTAACCATCTCGTTCTTTATTGTTGTATTATTATCTCCGTTTTTATCTTCCTTGGCAGATACAATCGGAAATAAAAAATCATTCCTGCAGTTTTTCTGTTATCTGGGAGCAACGTCCTGTATGGGACTAGCCATGTTTACAGGAATGCATAATGTATTTCTGGGGCTCTTGTTCAGTATTACAGCGAGTGTTGGCTTCTGGGGAAGTTTGGTGTTTTATAATTCATTCCTTCCGGATATTGCAACACCGGACAGACAGGACGCACTATCTGCGAGAGGATATGTTTATGGATACATTGGCTCTGTAGTATTGGTGGTAATTTGCCTGATATTAATTCAGGTTTTTGCTAAAGGAGCAGCACAGCAGCTGTTATTTACTAGAATCAGTTTTCTGTTGACAGGAGCATGGTGGTTTGGTTTTTCTCAATATACCTTCAAACACCTTCCTCAATTTGGAGATGTAAAAGATAAACTGCCTAAAGATCTTGTATTATTAAACTATAAAAATATCTTCAAAAAACACGAAGAGCAGGGAGGATTCTTTGAAGTGTTGAAAGATAACATGAGTTTTTATAAGGATATTGCCAAAGAAAGTTTCCATGAATTGTATAAAGTAGGAGGTGAGCTTTTCAAGGATAGAAATCTGAAATTCTTTTTATCAAGTTTCTTCTTCTACAGTGTTGGAATGCAGACGATCTTCCTTATGGCAACCCTGTTCGGAAAAAGTGAGATCAATTTAGCCCAGGATAAGCTTATCGGAACGCTTTTAGTGATCCAGATTGAGGCCATTATCGGGGCCGTGATTTTTTCAAGGCTATCAAAAAGAATCGGAAACAGAAACGTAATTTCTATAGCTATTTTCTTATGGATTGTAGCCTGTATATGGGCTTACTTCCTGAATAAAGAAAATCCAACCGTAGAATATCAGTTCTATGGAGTAGCAGCAGTAGTAGGATTGGTAATGGGAGGCCTTCAGGCAATGTCCAGATCCACTTATTCAAAGCTGCTTCCGGAAAACTCAATGGAAAATACAACGTATTTCAGTTTCTATGATGTATTGGAAAAGATAGCAATCATTATTGGTACGTTTATCTTTGCCACATTGATAGAGCATTTTAATAATATGCGGATTGCCGCTTTGTCTATGACATTATTCTTCGGCGCAGGATTGATATTGATCCGTTTCCTGAAGGTTAAAATGAGAAAAGATAGAGAAACACTATAA
- a CDS encoding acetyl-CoA C-acyltransferase, which produces MKEVFIVSAIRTPMGSFMGSLSTVPATKLGATAVKGALDKIGLDPVNVQEIYMGNVLQAGEGQAPARQVALGAGLSINTPSTTVNKVCASGMKAVTMAAQAIKAGDAEVIVAGGMENMSSVPHYYNARVATKLGDIKMQDGMVLDGLTDVYNKVHMGVCAEKCATDYNITREDQDNFAIESYKRSAKAWSEGKFNDEIVPVSIPQRKGEPVIFAEDEEYKAVNFDRITTLPTVFKKEEGTVTAANASTLNDGASALILVSKEKMEELGLKPLAKIVSYADAAQEPENFTTAPAKALPIALKKAGLEVSDIDFFEFNEAFSVVGLANNKILGLDASKVNVNGGAVALGHPLGSSGSRIIVTLINVLKQNNAKYGAAAICNGGGGASAIVIENI; this is translated from the coding sequence CACTAGATAAAATTGGTTTAGATCCTGTGAATGTTCAGGAGATTTATATGGGGAATGTACTACAGGCAGGAGAAGGGCAGGCGCCGGCCCGTCAGGTGGCTTTAGGAGCAGGTCTTTCTATCAATACCCCTTCTACAACAGTCAATAAAGTGTGTGCTTCAGGAATGAAGGCTGTAACAATGGCCGCACAGGCAATCAAAGCGGGGGACGCAGAAGTAATTGTTGCCGGAGGTATGGAAAATATGTCTTCGGTTCCTCACTATTATAACGCAAGAGTAGCTACAAAGCTGGGAGATATTAAGATGCAGGATGGTATGGTGTTGGACGGTCTTACAGACGTATACAACAAAGTACACATGGGGGTATGTGCAGAGAAATGTGCAACTGACTACAATATTACAAGAGAAGATCAGGATAACTTTGCTATAGAATCTTATAAGAGATCAGCAAAAGCTTGGAGCGAAGGAAAATTCAATGACGAAATCGTACCGGTTTCTATTCCTCAGAGAAAAGGAGAACCCGTAATTTTTGCTGAAGACGAAGAATACAAAGCGGTAAACTTTGACAGGATTACAACCCTTCCTACGGTTTTCAAAAAAGAAGAAGGAACGGTAACAGCAGCTAATGCATCTACCTTGAATGATGGAGCATCTGCATTAATTCTTGTTTCTAAAGAAAAAATGGAAGAATTGGGATTAAAGCCTTTAGCAAAAATTGTTTCTTATGCTGATGCAGCACAAGAGCCTGAAAACTTTACAACTGCTCCGGCTAAGGCATTGCCTATTGCCCTTAAAAAAGCAGGATTAGAAGTATCAGATATCGATTTCTTCGAGTTTAATGAAGCTTTCTCGGTAGTAGGATTAGCAAACAATAAAATCCTAGGGTTAGATGCTTCTAAAGTAAATGTAAACGGTGGAGCTGTAGCATTAGGACACCCACTTGGAAGTTCTGGGTCAAGAATCATTGTTACATTGATCAATGTACTGAAGCAAAATAACGCGAAATACGGTGCCGCAGCAATCTGTAATGGTGGTGGTGGCGCTTCTGCAATTGTGATTGAAAATATCTAA